The Osmerus eperlanus chromosome 9, fOsmEpe2.1, whole genome shotgun sequence genomic sequence AGCATGACTGCAGCATGTTACTATGTTCTGTCTCCTGGCCGGCTCCACCAGTGTATAGACGCCGCTtgcacctcccccaccctcaccgcAGCCCCCGATACACCATCCTGGAGGTGGAGCCCCCGATggcaccctgcccccacctctgtgCAGGGGAGCGGATGGGATAgtgctggtgggggtgggggggtagcctGGGGCCCTAGCCTGCCTGCTCAGCAGAATGGCACGTCACTGCCCTGCTCTGGGGctagggatgaggctggggctggggatgaggctggggctggagggggagctgggagataTGGCTAGCTCTGGGCTAGAGGCTGGGGGTTGGGCAGGGGGCACGGGGCTGGAATCTGACTTGAGCTAACTGGGGCTGAAGCTGGGGCTGGTGCTCAGACTAGGGCTGGGGTAGAGGATGTGTATGAGGCTGTGTACGAGGCTGGGGCAGTTCTTTTTTTTAACAAGGAATAGAAAACAGGCTAGGCTAGAAGGCCACAATAAACTCCTAATATGGGCCTCTGACAGTCATGGTGTACCGTACAGTACCTGTAACTGACTCATAATGTGTCTTCAGAACAGTGAAAGCTACATCTTGACAGTTTACCTCAggtggctgaaactgaaacaaaGTGCTCTTTTATGATCTATGATTAGAGTTCATTAAATCACATGCTCAGACACTTATCTCATATTATAGCACATATCTGTGCAAATGCTCCAAAATAGAAAATACATGTAAGGTTTTGTTAGCTACTGTATATGGTATACAGCCGATCCACAATCTGATGTGtcaaactttgtgtgtgtgtgtgtctgatccatgtgtgtgtctaatccctgtgtgtgtgtgtctggtgcctgtgtgtgtgtttgtgtctggtacgtgtgtgtgtgtggtacctgtgcatgtgtgtgtctggtacctgtgtgtgactggtacctgtgtgtgtgtgtctgtatgtgtgtgtgtctggtacctgtgtgtgtgccctccccAGGACCCCCACCGACCGTGGAGCCCCTCCAGAGctggttcaggcccagaccgGGTCCTGGGTCCTGGGGACGGTCTGACCGGCAAGCGTCCTCGTGACGACAGCCTGCTGCCTCTGGTCATCCCGGTGTCGGTGCCGGTACGGAGGCAGGAGCCGTCCTCCCCGGACCGGGAGCGGGCTGCGCTGGCCTCCAGCTGGCCCCTCCGTCACGGATTCCTGGACTCTGGGCTCTCGGACCACAAACCCTCCGTCATTGTCACACGGCGCCGCTCGCTCAGGAACTCCCTGTCGGAGAGCTCAGGACAGGTGGGCCGTGTCCTAACgtgtgtgttctagaactccatcgaggggtcagggggctctgtcctgaagtgtgtgtgtgtgtgtgttctagaaccCCACATAGTTGATTGGGTTcatgtccctctccccctgctctcggGATTATAATCCCACTGACACTCCTGGTAATCCTCTCCTTTCCAAccttccctccctgtcccccctcttATCCTGCGCCACACTCTCCTTGGGCAGCCCCCCAAtagtacccccacccccccatgccCTCATTCTAACTCTGcccgtccccctccctctgtgggGTGTTGGGGAGGCTGCTGGCCTCCCCGGCCCAGATGAGGCAGATTAGCAGGCTTAAGCCTTCCtatggatgaagggatgaatttggggggagggggtgtggcatGGATAACTATCGAGGTTTACGGTCAAAATGTTAACagaacactctctttctctctctctatctcccgctttctttctctctccctctctctccctcggtctctctctcgcacgGTCGCAGAATggcgggatggagggagacaaagacGATGACGGCAAATCCGCCAAGTCCAAACGGCGGCCCCGCCCCGAGCCCCTGTTCATCCCGCCCCCGAAACCCGGCACCTTCATCGCCCCGCCCGTCTACTCCAGTATCACGCCCTACCAGAGCCACCTGCGCTCCCCCGTCCGCCTGGTGGACAACCCCCTGGCCATGCCGCCCTACACCCCCCCGCCCATCCTCAGCCCCGTCCGCGAGGGCTCCGGCCTCTATttctccaccttcctctcctccgccgccgCCAGCGCCCAGGGTCTGCCTCCGCCCGCCACGCCCAAGTCGGCCTCACGCAGCCTGCTGCGCTCCAGTGAGtccggatctctctctctctctttctgcctctctctttctctgcctctccgtCTCTGGccgcctctctccacctctgtctttctctctctcgttctctctctctgtctgtttctcttcttTGTTTCCTTCTGTCCCCTGCCTATACCtccgtctctcattctctctttctcactctccgcctctctcatTTGTACTCTTTCACTTCTCTATTCTTTTCTCGAACTCTCTGTCGCTGTCCCTCACTGGGATTTCAGGCTGTTTCAACTGTAATAATACTGTCAGCAGTAAAGTGTATCTTAGGAAACAGCAACATACATTTTTTACCTGCGGCTTTGGTATTTTACCTTGAATGGAGCTGCTGTATGTATGATGATAGTAAGATGTTGTTTGGTTGTACTGTAACTTTAGACAGCTGTGACATCACTCCTCCAGTCCTGTCTGCTATAGGCGAGGCCACTCCAGTCAGCATTGAGCCGTAAGTACCTCACCCACCGAGAactacactcaccctcacccccagaaCTCCCCTCACCCTCAGAACTCCCCTCACCCACAGAACGATCCTCTCTATGCCAGTACTACCGCTACCCTGCCAACCTCTTCCTTAGAAACAGCTAATGACACGTAGCATCTGGGCGTTCTGTTTGGGCTGCCAACCAGTCCACGATAGATCTTCCTTTAATTAATGTTGGAGCAGAACAGACCTTGGGCCGAGCTCGCAGAGAATCTGGCCAACACACAGCGCTTGTGTGCCATTCCTCAGTGATAGAGGGACTTATTGATGCAGGCTGAGGAGAGGCATGAATGGACTGAAAGAGTCTTCTGCCCCAGCTAGTGTATGCAGGGTGGGGGGACTCTGTTTTTAAATGACAAAAGTGGGAGGGGGATCAGGGTGCATTGTGGGAGCTGTTCCCTGACTGGTACCAGCTGCTCAGCAGTTAACTGAGGACATGCAGACTGCAGCTAGGGGCTGTAAATCAGCCTGCCAGATGAGCACAGAGTCCTCCCAAACTATGCAGTCCTGTTTCCaaaccagacagccagacaaacCAGAgttccagccagccagacaaacCAGagttccagccagccagccagacaaacCAGagttccagccagccagccagacaaacCAGagttccagccagccagccagacaaacCAGagttccagccagccagccagacaaacCAGCCTTCCACCCAGCCAGCAAGACAAAACAGCCATCCACTCACtgacggggagtcaggtggctgagcggttatggagtcgggctagtaatctgaaggttaccggttcgattcccggctctgccaaatgacgttgtgtccttgggcaaggcacttcaccctacttgcctcgggggaatgtccctgtacttactgtaagtcgctctggataagagcgtctgctaaatgactaaatgtaaatgtaaatgcactcaGCCAGTTAACCAGCCAGCcaaaccagccagacagacaaaacagccttccacccagccagccagacaaaccagccagccaaaccatccagccagccagccataccAGCCAGTCAAGCCAGacaaaccagccagtcagccagaaaAAAGTGACAgacaaaccagccagccagtcagccagctaaccagccagacaggcagaaaaaccagccagacaaacaaaccatccagtcagccagccagccagacaaacCAGCCAACAAGCTAACCAGCCACTCAGCCAAACCAGCAAGACAAACCAAGCAAGAccgaccagccagccagcaagctgGTCTCAGGTTACATCTTCCTTTCTCAGGTTGGGAGGGCTAAGCCGTCAggcgtgcacacacattcagcagcagagcacacacactgcaggtctgtCAGTGTGACCTCAGCATCACCAATCTGAAGCATCTCTCACACTGCTGAGCTGCAGCCAGGGTCAGAGTgactctgtgtttttaatttccGGACGCATTCAGCTGCCCCAGAAATCTCCCAGGAAGGTGCCTCAGTGTCACTTTTCCCACCTCCCCGTCCTCTAACAAAAACACCATAAAGCCCGGATAtagataaatatatttttttaattacttTAAACAATTCAGTTGAAGTTATTTAGCCAGCGCCTTCATCGAGTGTGCAGTTGTTGagcggcggccatcttgtttGGGTCCCCAGGCGTATCAACATCGGCGTGCGCTACCAGGCGGAGGTGCCGGAGCTGCggcaggggcagggggcccagcaCGACCCCCACCTGGCAGAGCTGCTCTGGGCCCCGCTGGGAGAGGCCCTGGCCAGGCCCGCCTTCCAGGAGAAAGGTACCaggcaccagcacacacacgcacacacacgtgtgcacacacccAGTGAGACAAATGCacatacggacacacacacacacactgccaaccACACCCTGTATGTGTTTGGGCACAATACAGGAATACCTTTAAGTGAGTAATCCATTACCCATGAAAGGTTAGTCATTATTCTTGTTCACTCTCTCATCATCCCATCCTttcttttgtctctcttcccccctttccctctcctctcctctccccccccccttcccctccccccctctctctctagtggATGACCTCATGCATCTAGCCTGCTCTAGTGCCCTGTGTGGAGGGGGAACCAATCAGGAGCTGGCACTGCACTGCCTGTACGAGTGCAAGGGTGACATCATGGTGAGCAAGGCAGGCTGGGTGTTCAGGtggaacaggggaggggggagggggtaggtgTGATCCATGACCCTTTAATATGACCAGCAGACACTGAGGCCATGGTGACTGACGTTACATGTCATGACCggacaaccacaaccacacacacatccacaccaatGGTGCCTGTTAAGAGGGCCATCTGTCATatttaaagacacacacacgcacacaccggaGCCTGTCAAAGAACCAGGGCTTGATTTGAGTGATGCTACTCAGCAGAGCCGACGGCTGTAACCAGGCATTAGGCCCTCCTGAGACGGCTTCCTGCCTGCCTTGGGCTGTTAGCTTCCTGCCGGCCTTGGGCAGTTAGCTTCCTAGCGGGGCCATCTTGTCTCTGTGTTGTTGTTCAGTAGATCTGCTCAGACGTCCTGTTGGCAGAGGACAGATCCAGTGAGGGCCCGCAGGCCAGATCCAGAGCTCCCACGGAGGGCTATATGGAGACTGTTTCAGGCCCTAGCGACCAGCGCTTGTTCATGTTGTCAAGGAGACGGAGAGGGCCTGTCAGCGTGCCCACTCTGTGCAGAGCTGAGCCTCACCGCTCTGCCGCTCCCTGCAGGATTCAACCCTGGGATTTCCAATATGCTGAGATACTGTTGCGCAGTCTCTTTTATTTAATCGAGTAGTTAAATTGCTTTCAATCCTTTCGATTTTTAATGCGTCGGAATATTGGATGTTTCTCGGTTGATTGGATTTCCATCACAGGTGAATATCCGTTTTGATACAGACTGTGTTTCTGCTCCTACAGGGAGCGCTGGCTTTACTGCTGCTGAAGAACCCAGTCTTCCCCAAGGCTCACCGCCTAGCTGGTTATCACTACTCTGGTAGGAACGCTCTCtatctacatctctctctctcgctccctttctctttctatatatctctctttctcgatttttctctctttctatttctctccctctccctggtttCTCTTTCTATTGATctcgtctgtctttctctggtcaatctctctctctctctctctctctctctctctctctctctctctctctctctctctctctctctctctctctctctctctctctctctctctctctctctctgtccatgccTAGTTACAGATCCCTTCTCAGTCCTACACAGTGCCAGCTGTAGTGGGAGttaggagggtggtggaggaggcggaggccagccagtgaatgtgtgtgtgtgtgtgattcagtgAGTGTGGCGTAGCTGCAGAGggctgactgtgtgtttgtagggtctgctgtggggggtgaagggagagggagggagggggcagggggcaagGGGCTAGTAACGTGTGGTTAATCCCAGAAGACAGGAGAGCCATTGTTTACCCAGCCGCATGTGGGTCCTAGCTgtctgcagcgtgtgtgtgtgcgtgcgtgtgtgtgcgtgcgtgtgtgtgcgtgcgcgtgcgtgcgtgagcatAGTAGGGGGAGCAAGTCCACGGTGGATCAGTTGTCCACCCGCAGAGAAGCAGACATTCGCAGTCATCCTCTAGCGACTGCCTTTTAACCCTCGTCCCCTCTTCCGTCTCCCTGTCTgtacctctccccccctctctctctccccctccctccccccccccccctcctcctccccctcagggtCAGACAGCTGGACTGCTGCAGAGAGGCGCTGCTTTAACAAAGGCATCGCGGCCTACAAGAAGGACTTCTTCATGGTGCAGAAGCTGGTACGTGTGCATGTCCTGCCATGGGTGGACAGGCTTCCTGGCCTCTACGCAACCGGAAACCCATGacgcgttttgtgtgtgtgtgcagggtttcCCGCCCCAAAaattgttagttaaggtggtagggtggggttggggggagggggggggggggtagagaagggagactggcgttggtcacggtttggaatggaagggagaaaacaggccGTTATATTTGTTTAATTTTTTTACTACCTAGTTATGACGGcgggcgtgtgttgcttaggcaggcggccgccttaactgcaaagtgctgcgggaaaccctggtgtgtgtgtctgtgtgttcttgtgtgtatcttggctgtgcgtgtgtatctgCGTCCATGCGTTCCTCTGTATGTTTGCTCTCATATATGTGTCTGTGCGCATGTGCTCtcgtatgtgcgtgtgttctcatgtgtgtgtgtgtgtgtgtgtgtgtatctccccAGGTGAGCACCAAGACAGTGGCCCAGTGTGTGGAATTCTACTACACCTACAAGAAGCATGTGAAGATGGGCCGTAACGGAGTCCTGCTGTACGGAGAGGCAGAACCTCCGGAGACCAGGACCATCGACGAGGAGATGGACCACAAGGTGAGCTGGGGTCATGACCCCACCCTCCAGGGGTGGGGATCTCGTTCACCCTGCTAAATCACCCACAGAACGCACACGCAcgcctacacacgcacacacgcacctatgtgcgctcacactcacacacgcgctGGGCAGCATTGGCTGGCTTCCGGAGAGTAATCGGCTTCGCTCCACCAACAGAGCTCTCACAGACTGGACTCtcggaaggaggaagaggacaacaGGAAGTGGGAGGGGTCAGCTGACAGGAAGCCATGCGGCAGCAGCCCAGGGAGGATAACACAGACCTTGCAGGCCAGTGACAACGTAAGTTAGACACGATGAGGGTGTGCGACGATAGGAAGTAGTAGTGTTCCGTGTCTGACGGCATCTGCTAgaccaggggtgtcaaactctgGCCCGTGGGCCAAATCTGGTGTGATTATATTTGGCCCGCGAGATAATATCACATTTCTATTTGAGCTGACCCGCCGGTAACGCAGTGGTGTCAGGCCCAGCAAGGCCTTCTCTGCTGGCCTAAACACTATCAGAATCACTGACTTATGTTTTAATCTATATTTTTTCAAATGCACGGCCCGCCACTGCGGTAACGCATGCACCGCTAATACTACAAATCCCAGAATGCTCTGCTAGTGCCTTGGTGCGTCGAGACCCGCAAACATCTCCTCCTCTGTTTTCATTCATTCGCAACCTCATGCTACCAGTCACCTCGGGCAGATGTCAGACACCCCTCCCAAAAAACGGCCTAATGGAAGGTGGAAACAGGAGCTTTCTAGACAGGCGGGAGACAGAATATCTGTTCACGACCGTAAAGGACAGACCTGTTTGTCTTGTGTGCGGAGCCAGCGTGGCTGTAACGAAAGAATATAACATAAGAAAACACTATGAAACGAAACACCACGACAAGTACAAGGACCTGGACATGAAGCAAAAGCGCCGGAAGGTAGCGGAGATAAAAATAAGTTTGGTTTCACGACAGACTATGTCCACAAAGGCCACATCAAGAAGTGAAGCTGCTGTAAAGGCTAGCTTTATTGTGGCAGCTGCAGAGATCGCTAAATGAGCCTGACCCTTTACTTCAATAAATATGAAATCTGGCCCGCGACTTTGTCCCAGTTTTGAATTTTGGCCCACTGTGTATctgagtttgacacccctgtgCTAGACTGTAAAATAGAGACAATATGTCGACGTGAATGTGGCACTTCTGTTCTTAGAAAGTCAGCCATGCCGGCCCTAGTTGAAAACACAAGCCTTGTCAGACCAGCTGTGGTAGCTCAGCTCTCTGCAGGAGAAGCGGGAAGCGTCTCAGctctgctgccccctagtggcttCTGGCCCACTTGCGTTAGCGGTGGTTGCGTAACTTCAGGGTAGTGTCAGCAAACAATGACTCAGAAGACCTGTGGCCTGGTTCCATGTTCTTCACATGGGAGCTGGAGGGCGAGGCTCTCCAGAGTGGGGTGTCtagtcttcctgtctctctgctcttacTTATTAATATAATCCCTTTGACTTTGAACTTTCTGATGTTTTACTGATGATAGTGTGTCTGAATTAATCtaatcagaggtgtgtgtgtttttatccttttgtgtgtatttgcctgtgtgtgtgtgtgtgtatgcgtgcgtgcatgtgcgtaTATATGCATGTGTttatcgatgtgtgtgtgtgtgtgtgtgggtgcaggccGGCGCAGTGCTGGTGCTGAAGGGCCAGGAGGACGTGAGGAGGGATCAGCCTTCGTCTCGTGCCggccatcctcatcctcctccctccaaacCGCGGGCCGCTGCTGCAGCCAAGCCCCCGCCCAACCCCACGGGCCAGGAGGGGGAGTTCCCCTGCAAGAAGTGTGGCAGGTTGGTCTCTCTTGGTCCTTCCACACCTTCTAGTCTCTCCACGCCTCCTAGTCTCCTAGTCTCTCCACGCCTCCTAGTCTCCtagtctctccacacctctgagTCTCCtagtctctccacacctctgagTCTCCtagtctctccacacctctgagtctctcctagtctctccacacctctgagtctctcctagtctctccacacctctgagtctctcctagtctctccacacctctgagTCTCCtagtctctccacacctctgagTCTCCtagtctctccacacctctgagTCTCCtagtctctccacacctctgagtctctcctagtctctccacacctctgagtctctcctctctacacctctgagtctctcctagtctctccacacctctgagTCTCTTCACCCCTGCACACAGGCAGACTCAGGCTTTTGTTTTCCTCATATCTTACATCCTGGTTTACACATAATATTAAATCGTTGATATTTGTTTGTGTCAACGTGACGACGAGGATGGTGCAAATTCTGACCTTCATTTGAAGGGGTTTTGCATAATAGTTCTAAATGTAATTCTAAATGggtgtgtatattttgttttgACGATATTGGTTCTCAGTTGACTTTAGCAATGCACAGATCTACGACAGCAAGAGGGTttaacgtgagtgtgtgtgtgtgtgtgtgtgtaaagtcgaTATAGATGGTGTGAAGTGTGTTCTGTGGTATTGGAACAGGAAGGTATCCAGCAGCTCTTGTCAAGCTCCAGCTGACTGACTGAGTAGCTCACCCATGGCAACAGCAGTCCTGTTTTTATCAACTGTCTCCTAGCAACTGAGAGTGCACACATGCCATGCAGTGCCGTGCCCAGTGACTGTGTACATAATACAAGCACGCCTCTCCACCATCCCAGAGGGGTGCAATGACACCTTATGACCCTGAAATTAGTGTTATCACAGAACCAATTATCCTCCCGTTAATTCCAGCAGTGACAAGAAACAACAGTGAACGACCACCGTGCGACcctgcctgacctctgacctttacCCAACTACCCTCCGTTAATCCCAGCAGAAACAGTCAACGACCCTGGGGCCGTGCGACcctgtgtgacctctgacctctcccctcccccaccccaccccccccttccagAGTGTTCTTCAAGGTGAAGAGCCGCAGCGCCCACATGAAGAGCCACGCGGAGCAGGAGAAGAAGGCGGCCGCGCTGCGCCAGAAGGAGGCCGAGGAGCGGGCGGCGGCCGAGGCGGCGGCCCTGCTGGCCGCGCGGCACAACGGCGCGCTACCGGGGGCCGCGGGTGACAGCACCAACGACGACTCATCCGAGGACGACGAGGACAGGAACGACGCGGACTGGCACTGagaacacgggggggggggggggaggctagCGCCCTCTCCTGGCACCCCCTGCGGACCTGTCGCCTCGCGGTGTCCTTGATTGGCATGGACAGCCACTTCTAGGATAGCAGTGCTATCTATACGAGTTGGCCTGCGTTGACCTTTACTGGTGCCAGGATAAACTCAGTCAGCATGGCCGCTGGTTCATTTCTGTCCGCACCTACAAATCCTCCACAGtgacccccagccctcctcccgtcGGCCCGGCTGCCCACTGCCTTGCACCTGCTGCAGCCAGGCTGTGTAGCTGCTCACCTAGCCCTAGCTGCACACCCGGAACTCAGCTGTTCAGTAGAGGGCGGAACAGAAAGTTCTAGATCGAGCTGAAGGTCTTTCTGGGAATCCTCTCTCCAGACACATATCACTCATCAACAGGCAATGGCATTGGGAGTTGATCCTGCATGGAGGTCCTGGACATTACGGaaggatagctagctagctagcgtcttGGTTCATCGGGGACGTTGTCACTTTCGCGCTGAGAACGTTGGGCGAACAAAGGCACACACCTCCAAGAAACATCCACAGAGTTATGTGATTGGCCAATATCGAAtgaaaggattttttttttttttattctgaaaaaccgCAAAAAGTTGACTCCTGTTTTTGCCAGGTGcaactctggtctctctgacacTCAGGTTCACCGAGACTTCCTGGTACACCACCGGTATCCAGGAAGTCAACAGCGAGGCTCTTCCTCGACAACACAGTGGACTGAACCTGAGTCTGTTTGTAAAACTGCTTAACATTTTCTGTGTAACAGGACGTCCCCTGCACGCATTCAGGGACCGGTTTactcctgtgtatgtgtgagaggagtgttgTATGCtgatctgggtgtgtgtgtttctattacGTTCTCCTAATTTGCTTGTGAAGCTATCAGGGGATATGTCTGTCTCACAGACACAGGGCTATGTGCTACAACAGCCATGACACTGCTCTGATACAAgggcctcctccacacacactggctcctCCTACTTCTCCTGCCTGCCCCAACCCGGCCCctcccacacagacaggccccTCCCACTTCAGCttgagctcctccccctcagcaCTATCAGCCGCTCAGCTCATCAGGTCGTGTTAGACTGTCTGGGATTCCTCCAGTGAGACACAGTgcatccagccacagtcatTCACACCCATGAACAAACTGTCCTACAGTCTACTGCTGATGCTACTGTCTTGGTTTCCTTGGTACctgtagagaaacacacagagagcccACTATGGTGTGGTTCGTGTGTGTGAACACTTTCCTCTGCCTGTTGTCCCTTTATCATGCAAGGCTACCAGAAGCTTGCTCTGTGACACGTCTACCAAACAGAAAGTTCCGTACTTTGGGTTCGATCCTCGTGaatccctgctccccctctccggATCTCTGGCTCTCCTGTTCTCACTGTCGCTGCCTTCGGTGTTACCATGCTATCTTTAAATGACAATCAATTTTACAaaggtattttttttatattcaaGAAATTGCTTATTACATTGTTACATTTTGCCTGTATCTATCAAATAGTCATTGTTGTATTGTGAatattgctgttgttgttgttgttgttgttgttgttgttgttattattattattaaggaTATCGGGATGTGCTGTTGTTACTTGTAcaacacattattattattacagttaTTTTATTATCATTTGTGGCGCTGATTTGTTGTTGAGCTCTGTTTTTATTC encodes the following:
- the mideasb gene encoding mitotic deacetylase-associated SANT domain protein isoform X1, with the protein product MRVMSLPPQPKANPKRTGKRISFFNEQGAAMKETSSQHQEGSYYALAAPASEAAPSEAASTVSSNPEAPHMYLNSVIFSPEKGDQNRGHYQQTLPMKWAHQEPSPQSQQQQQRAGNWTQGVTMANWGQNFAPYLGGVGDARTQASFAKQGREGPALQPQPQPPSRAPEKQQLVANPTGEAYREVTKAHGLDWDPQNQPQHQAPQQPQAQVQAYQQPLKPGALNAPQHSVQSPGGTSVLQPFQLAFGQPKQNLTGYYQAFQGSRALPNLSYGGQPQAQAQAKPQPQPQPQPQPQPQPQPQPQHMQKKEQMQEQIQRQQILQQQQHHIQQQQMLQHQQHVQQQQIQQQLQQQQQKQQQQQQQQQQQQQQQIQQQLALCGMYYSSQSSHPHAQPLPQPQPPVVVHSQEPPAPALPTVQEPAPPTLPSDPQPASDAQPHQPQAQPRRSRRLSKEGGAPSGENPFLLPSEQPELGSQNGGGPEAAQGPPRTEEVQAAPTGVIQSTRRKRRVSQEVNLETLAQKASEMESLPSHGLKDPHRPWSPSRAGSGPDRVLGPGDGLTGKRPRDDSLLPLVIPVSVPVRRQEPSSPDRERAALASSWPLRHGFLDSGLSDHKPSVIVTRRRSLRNSLSESSGQNGGMEGDKDDDGKSAKSKRRPRPEPLFIPPPKPGTFIAPPVYSSITPYQSHLRSPVRLVDNPLAMPPYTPPPILSPVREGSGLYFSTFLSSAAASAQGLPPPATPKSASRSLLRSNSCDITPPVLSAIGEATPVSIEPRINIGVRYQAEVPELRQGQGAQHDPHLAELLWAPLGEALARPAFQEKVDDLMHLACSSALCGGGTNQELALHCLYECKGDIMGALALLLLKNPVFPKAHRLAGYHYSGSDSWTAAERRCFNKGIAAYKKDFFMVQKLVSTKTVAQCVEFYYTYKKHVKMGRNGVLLYGEAEPPETRTIDEEMDHKSSHRLDSRKEEEDNRKWEGSADRKPCGSSPGRITQTLQASDNAGAVLVLKGQEDVRRDQPSSRAGHPHPPPSKPRAAAAAKPPPNPTGQEGEFPCKKCGRVFFKVKSRSAHMKSHAEQEKKAAALRQKEAEERAAAEAAALLAARHNGALPGAAGDSTNDDSSEDDEDRNDADWH